In Styela clava chromosome 14, kaStyClav1.hap1.2, whole genome shotgun sequence, the following are encoded in one genomic region:
- the LOC120341535 gene encoding uncharacterized protein LOC120341535, producing MRREVKLCSIFVLCVCIRVCRGLKPFQLRYKISKAHCSPVQGFENHILPCYDFQTKKLVDPSDCSLKKNKHCCMYNCRCIIRGAGTVDIPEAYRLRNNKLISQFNLIKGCVTNVELSDNKSNSSAFATTLPKNKQSTTPANESTRASTTTTTPTYFSFEVASVQPSTLSTKESRRLTTISVSTKMKNKSTPLKKRPTPRKTFSQIASKASLGKKPKNQKDPSRVKISATKASTIKSKIKQPMARKGLKRQAHPKRPSNRKPNQYNKPLKLSSQTPSHGRGTKKDFQKTTPTAATKIRKVKPTKKTNHPCTTTRRNQQSFSFNFFSRMANILNGIGFNYEVEPNDDC from the exons ATGCGAAGAGAAGTAAAGCTGTGCtcgatttttgttttatgcGTTTGCATCAGAGTATGTCGTGGATTGAAGCCTTTTCAGCTGAGATACAAAATAAGTAAAGCCCATTGTTCACCAG TGCAAGGAtttgaaaatcatattttgcCATGTTAcgattttcaaacaaaaaaactGGTCGACCCGAGTGATTGCAGTTTGAAGAAAAATAAGCATTGCTGCATGTATAATTGCCGATGCATCATCAGAGGAG ctGGAACAGTGGACATTCCAGAAGCTTATCGACTACGTAATAACAAATTGATCTCTCAGTTCAATTTAATCAAAGGTTGTGTGACTAATGTAGAATTGTCAGACAACAAAAGTAATTCCTCTGCCTTTGCTACAACATTaccaaaaaacaaacaaagtacAACGCCAGCGAACGAAAGTACAAGGGCGTCAACGACAACAACAACGCCAACATACTTTTCATTCGAGGTAGCCTCTGTACAACCTTCAACTTTGTCAACAAAAGAAAGCAGGCGTTTGACAACAATTTCCGTTTCtacgaaaatgaaaaacaaatcaaCACCACTAAAAAAACGCCCAACCCCGCGCAAAACGTTTTCTCAAATTGCATCTAAAGCCAGTTTAGGAAAAAAACCGAAAAACCAGAAAGATCCATCAAGGGTCAAAATAAGTGCAACTAAAGCATCCACGATAAAGTCTAAAATCAAACAGCCAATGGCTCGGAAGGGCCTAAAGCGCCAAGCACATCCAAAAAGACCAAGCAATCGCAAGCCAAATCAATATAACAAACCACTGAAGTTGTCGTCACAAACACCCAGTCATGGTAGAGGAACAAAGAAAGATTTTCAAAAAACTACACCAACTGCAGCCACCAAAATACGTAAAGTTAAGCCTACAAAGAAAACCAATCATCCTTGTACAACAACGAGAAGGAACCAGCAAAGTTTTTCGTTTAACTTTTTCTCGCGCATGGCAAATATTCTAAACGGAATTGGATTTAACTACGAAGTAGAGCCAAATGATGATTGTTGA
- the LOC120340917 gene encoding uncharacterized protein LOC120340917, with the protein MKGLLFFAITCVLADVSVSLTPFQLRYKISKTQCAPVSGYEDKVIPCYDFRRMKIVDPTKCGHKAYSHCCVYNCTCIMKGAGTSAGIIPENFKLKIASPIKKKHIPPRLLEGCVPDPPVDDSTTVKPPVKPSERPVIVKPKPSVRRPIVPTKKPIPRKPVPKPKKPVSKKPARKPTIKKPVSRRPAIRKPTIKKPTAKRPATKKPWTKKPTSRKPVVKKPMAIRPTPKKTVKKPVRRKPLNTKKPIARKPTQRKPLKRKPPVKKPTPSPKTTKKPCAKSTKATKKPAFSLDFFSRLSFMMRGFGFNSEVVENDDC; encoded by the exons ATGAAAGGGCTTCTATTTTTTGCTATTACTTGTGTATTAGCTGATGTGTCAGTTAGTTTGACTCCGTTTCAACTGCGATACAAGATCAGTAAAACACAATGTGCTCCAg tgaGTGGATATGAAGACAAAGTTATTCCATGTTACGATTTCAGAAGAATGAAAATAGTTGACCCTACGAAATGTGGACACAAAGCATATTCACACTGCTGTGTATACAATTGCACTTGTATTATGAAAGGAG CGGGAACATCAGCTGGCATTATtccagaaaatttcaaattgaagaTTGCTTCTCCAATAAAGAAAAAGCACATACCACCACGTTTACTAGAAGGTTGTGTACCGGACCCACCGGTTGACGATTCTACAACAGTAAAACCACCAGTAAAGCCATCAGAAAGACCAGTTATTGTCAAACCAAAACCAAGTGTACGAAGGCCAATTGTGCCAACGAAGAAACCAATTCCAAGAAAGCCCGTTCCAAAACCAAAGAAGCCCGTGTCAAAGAAGCCGGCCAGAAAACCAACAATCAAAAAACCTGTCTCGAGAAGACCAGCAATAAGAAAACCCACAATAAAAAAACCGACTGCAAAAAGACCGGCAACAAAGAAGCCATGGACCAAAAAACCTACATCTAGAAAACCAGTTGTGAAGAAGCCCATGGCAATAAGACCGACACCAAAAAAGACAGTCAAAAAGCCTGTCCGAAGAAAACCTTTAAATACCAAAAAACCGATTGCAAGAAAACCAACACAAAGAAAACCATTAAAACGGAAACCCCCAGTAAAGAAACCAACACCCTCTCCAAAAACAACAAAGAAACCGTGTGCCAAATCAACCAAAGCAACCAAAAAGCCTGCATTTTCACTTGATTTTTTCTCCCGACTTTCCTTTATGATGCGCGGTTTTGGATTCAACTCAGAAGTAGTTGAAAATGATGATTGTTAA
- the LOC120340883 gene encoding uncharacterized protein LOC120340883 isoform X1 yields MYFYFERLINAKMRTLLIAIGLFVFVDASLDPTLTIFQQRYKLSTGVCEPAKGFENKVTPCYDLKSKKLVKPEDCLHKRNSHCCIYNCTCIVKGAGTDQGEILKKYQLPEPKLPAKKKALPKTTLEGCIPIPPPASEQPKNTPKPMKPTPKKPAGPTPKKPVRPTPKKPMRPTPKKPVRPTPKKPMKPTPKKPMKPTPKKPMKPTPKKPTKPKPKKPMKPTPKKPVKPTPKKPAKPIGKKPAKPTPKKPAPKKPMKPTPKKPISKKPGNKKPKRPTPKPRKPTPKPKKPTRPTKTPARTTKKMCTTTKGSRSAFQASFFERLLMLTRGFGFEGEVVKEC; encoded by the exons atgtatttttattttgaaagattGATAAACGCCAAAATGAGGACATTACTAATAGCCATAGGACTATTTGTCTTTGTCGATGCTTCCCTTGATCCAACTTTAACAATATTTCAACAAAGATACAAATTAAGCACAGGAGTTTGCGAACCAG CGAAAGGATTTGAAAATAAAGTGACGCCGTGCTATGACTTAAAATCCAAGAAATTGGTCAAGCCAGAAGATTGTTTACACAAACGAAATTCGCATTGCTGTATATACAACTGTACATGTATCGTGAAAGGAG ctggaaCTGATCAAGGAGAAATTCTAAAGAAGTATCAACTTCCAGAGCCAAAATTGCCTGCAAAAAAGAAAGCTTTGCCCAAAACTACATTGGAAGGATGCATCCCAATTCCTCCACCTGCATCCGAACAACCAAAAAATACACCCAAGCCTATGAAACCAACTCCTAAAAAACCAGCGGGACCAACTCCAAAAAAGCCAGTGAGACCAACCCCTAAAAAACCAATGAGGCCAACTCCTAAAAAGCCAGTGAGACCAACTCCCAAAAAACCAATGAAGCCAACTCCTAAAAAACCAATGAAGCCAACTCCTAAAAAGCCAATGAAACCAACACCTAAGAAGCCTACAAAACCAAAGCCAAAGAAACCCATGAAGCCGACGCCTAAAAAGCCAGTAAAACCAACTCCTAAAAAGCCAGCAAAGCCAATCGGTAAAAAACCGGCGAAACCAACCCCAAAGAAACCAGCTCCTAAAAAACCGATGAAACCAACTCCTAAAAAGCCGATTTCAAAAAAACCCGGAAACAAAAAACCAAAGAGACCAACACCAAAACCAAGAAAGCCTACGCCAAAACCAAAAAAGCCCACGCGACCAACTAAAACGCCAGCACGTACCACTAAGAAAATGTGCACCACAACAAAGGGATCACGGTCAGCGTTCCAAGCAAGTTTTTTCGAGCGTCTTTTGATGTTGACTCGGGGCTTTGGTTTCGAGGGTGAGGTAGTCAAGGAATGCTAA
- the LOC120340883 gene encoding uncharacterized protein LOC120340883 isoform X2 → MRTLLIAIGLFVFVDASLDPTLTIFQQRYKLSTGVCEPAKGFENKVTPCYDLKSKKLVKPEDCLHKRNSHCCIYNCTCIVKGAGTDQGEILKKYQLPEPKLPAKKKALPKTTLEGCIPIPPPASEQPKNTPKPMKPTPKKPAGPTPKKPVRPTPKKPMRPTPKKPVRPTPKKPMKPTPKKPMKPTPKKPMKPTPKKPTKPKPKKPMKPTPKKPVKPTPKKPAKPIGKKPAKPTPKKPAPKKPMKPTPKKPISKKPGNKKPKRPTPKPRKPTPKPKKPTRPTKTPARTTKKMCTTTKGSRSAFQASFFERLLMLTRGFGFEGEVVKEC, encoded by the exons ATGAGGACATTACTAATAGCCATAGGACTATTTGTCTTTGTCGATGCTTCCCTTGATCCAACTTTAACAATATTTCAACAAAGATACAAATTAAGCACAGGAGTTTGCGAACCAG CGAAAGGATTTGAAAATAAAGTGACGCCGTGCTATGACTTAAAATCCAAGAAATTGGTCAAGCCAGAAGATTGTTTACACAAACGAAATTCGCATTGCTGTATATACAACTGTACATGTATCGTGAAAGGAG ctggaaCTGATCAAGGAGAAATTCTAAAGAAGTATCAACTTCCAGAGCCAAAATTGCCTGCAAAAAAGAAAGCTTTGCCCAAAACTACATTGGAAGGATGCATCCCAATTCCTCCACCTGCATCCGAACAACCAAAAAATACACCCAAGCCTATGAAACCAACTCCTAAAAAACCAGCGGGACCAACTCCAAAAAAGCCAGTGAGACCAACCCCTAAAAAACCAATGAGGCCAACTCCTAAAAAGCCAGTGAGACCAACTCCCAAAAAACCAATGAAGCCAACTCCTAAAAAACCAATGAAGCCAACTCCTAAAAAGCCAATGAAACCAACACCTAAGAAGCCTACAAAACCAAAGCCAAAGAAACCCATGAAGCCGACGCCTAAAAAGCCAGTAAAACCAACTCCTAAAAAGCCAGCAAAGCCAATCGGTAAAAAACCGGCGAAACCAACCCCAAAGAAACCAGCTCCTAAAAAACCGATGAAACCAACTCCTAAAAAGCCGATTTCAAAAAAACCCGGAAACAAAAAACCAAAGAGACCAACACCAAAACCAAGAAAGCCTACGCCAAAACCAAAAAAGCCCACGCGACCAACTAAAACGCCAGCACGTACCACTAAGAAAATGTGCACCACAACAAAGGGATCACGGTCAGCGTTCCAAGCAAGTTTTTTCGAGCGTCTTTTGATGTTGACTCGGGGCTTTGGTTTCGAGGGTGAGGTAGTCAAGGAATGCTAA
- the LOC120341099 gene encoding uncharacterized protein LOC120341099 isoform X2 gives MLKAIPLIVIATFLTNSAAVAEIKCGALRYKIGNLKTCEPKPGSIKELQACYDPCEKTLIDPKNCTDYPQCCIYNCKCVMKGAGFVKIPDQLRMPDAILKSASLGRSKIPRIKGCKRSKPSATPAKPELASKAPTPKSVSTRKTTAIPPRRPKASAKPKPIKNKKPKPMKTKKPKRIPVKPIKRKPGPKKPSPTKPKRKPRPTRPTTTSRKPTTKPCATKKPKNPFASLFADRFSFFLGQIGFEADLVPC, from the exons ATGCTGAAAGCAATACCGTTGATAGTTATTGCTACATTTTTGACAAATTCAGCTGCTGTTGCCGAAATAAAATGTGGAGCTTTGCGTTACAAAATTGGGAATTTAAAAACCTGTGAACCAA AACCTGGATCAATAAAAGAATTACAGGCATGTTACGATCCATGTGAAAAGACTCTGATTGATCCAAAGAATTGCACAGATTATCCACAATGTTGCATTTATAATTGCAAATGCGTGATGAAAGGAG cTGGATTCGTCAAAATACCAGATCAACTCAGAATGCCAGACGCAATATTGAAATCTGCATCGTTGGGTAGAAGCAAAATACCAAGAATAAAAGGATGCAAACGATCAAAACCATCGGCAACACCAGCAAAGCCCGAACTGGCATCAAAGGCACCAACACCCAAATCTGTATCGACTAGGAAAACAACTGCAATCCCTCCAAGAAGACCAAAAGCATCTGCAAAACCGAAgccaataaaaaacaaaaaaccgAAGCCAATGAAAACTAAAAAACCCAAACGAATACCAGTAAAGCCAATAAAAAGGAAACCTGGACCCAAGAAACCTTCACCAACAAAACCAAAGCGTAAACCAAGACCCACTAGGCCAACGACCACATCCAGAAAACCAACAACAAAGCCATGTGCCACAAAGAAGCCAAAAAATCCTTTTGCATCTTTGTTTGCAGATAGATTTAGTTTCTTTTTAGGCCAAATCGGTTTTGAAGCAGACTTAGTACCATGTTAA
- the LOC120341099 gene encoding uncharacterized protein LOC120341099 isoform X1 — MRKITMLKAIPLIVIATFLTNSAAVAEIKCGALRYKIGNLKTCEPKPGSIKELQACYDPCEKTLIDPKNCTDYPQCCIYNCKCVMKGAGFVKIPDQLRMPDAILKSASLGRSKIPRIKGCKRSKPSATPAKPELASKAPTPKSVSTRKTTAIPPRRPKASAKPKPIKNKKPKPMKTKKPKRIPVKPIKRKPGPKKPSPTKPKRKPRPTRPTTTSRKPTTKPCATKKPKNPFASLFADRFSFFLGQIGFEADLVPC; from the exons ATGCGAAAG ATAACGATGCTGAAAGCAATACCGTTGATAGTTATTGCTACATTTTTGACAAATTCAGCTGCTGTTGCCGAAATAAAATGTGGAGCTTTGCGTTACAAAATTGGGAATTTAAAAACCTGTGAACCAA AACCTGGATCAATAAAAGAATTACAGGCATGTTACGATCCATGTGAAAAGACTCTGATTGATCCAAAGAATTGCACAGATTATCCACAATGTTGCATTTATAATTGCAAATGCGTGATGAAAGGAG cTGGATTCGTCAAAATACCAGATCAACTCAGAATGCCAGACGCAATATTGAAATCTGCATCGTTGGGTAGAAGCAAAATACCAAGAATAAAAGGATGCAAACGATCAAAACCATCGGCAACACCAGCAAAGCCCGAACTGGCATCAAAGGCACCAACACCCAAATCTGTATCGACTAGGAAAACAACTGCAATCCCTCCAAGAAGACCAAAAGCATCTGCAAAACCGAAgccaataaaaaacaaaaaaccgAAGCCAATGAAAACTAAAAAACCCAAACGAATACCAGTAAAGCCAATAAAAAGGAAACCTGGACCCAAGAAACCTTCACCAACAAAACCAAAGCGTAAACCAAGACCCACTAGGCCAACGACCACATCCAGAAAACCAACAACAAAGCCATGTGCCACAAAGAAGCCAAAAAATCCTTTTGCATCTTTGTTTGCAGATAGATTTAGTTTCTTTTTAGGCCAAATCGGTTTTGAAGCAGACTTAGTACCATGTTAA
- the LOC120340422 gene encoding uncharacterized protein LOC120340422 has product MDMKFILFVVVAVGMLDIATCLTPFQLRFRISKALCAPVSGHEKDIVPCYQFHTNKTVQAKDCGKKPNTHCCMYNCTCIMKGAGTKRGIIPNEYKLPPSLLKFNSSGNFTNRLTNCVPELTTNTTSQPKPTVGIQNLPNSKPGLTKTKPQAVTQKPVKTTRPKRISVKPTRSKAPTNKPWSAEKRPVTKKTGLKNRIPAPRTPINKRTKTKGPRTKRIQKSTPKPTGRTTTKGSRTNRIQISTRKSTARTTTKEPRTKRIQKSTRKPTPRKTTTKKTPPTKKPCRPSSQSGGFSILSRLSFLVQGFGFNSNVEAKNCR; this is encoded by the exons ATGGACATGAAATTCATATTATTTGTCGTTGTAGCAGTCGGAATGCTGGATATTGCAACTTGTTTAACTCCGTTCCAACTCAGATTTAGGATCAGCAAAGCCCTGTGTGCACCAG TTTCAGGACACGAAAAAGATATCGTTCCATGTTATCAGTTTCATACCAACAAAACAGTTCAAGCAAAAGATTGTGGAAAAAAACCGAATACCCATTGCTGTATGTACAATTGTACTTGCATCATGAAAGGAG CTGGCACAAAGCGCGGTATTATCCCGAATGAATACAAGTTGCCGCCATCTTTGCTCAAATTCAACAGCAGTGGAAACTTCACCAATCGCTTAACGAATTGTGTACCTGAGTTGACTACAAACACAACTTCTCAGCCAAAACCAACTGTGGGCATCCAGAATCTTCCGAATTCAAAACCAGGTTTGACTAAAACAAAACCACAAGCAGTTACTCAAAAGCCAGTGAAGACGACGCGACCAAAACGGATTTCGGTAAAACCAACTCGATCCAAGGCACCAACTAATAAGCCGTGGAGTGCTGAAAAAAGACCTGTGACTAAAAAAACAGGACTAAAAAATCGCATACCAGCTCCCAGAACACCGATCAACAAAAGAACAAAAACCAAAGGGCCACGAACCAAACGAATTCAAAAATCTACTCCAAAACCTACTGGAAGAACAACAACCAAAGGGTCACGAACCAACCGAATTCAAATATCCACTCGAAAATCTACTGCAAGAACAACAACCAAAGAGCCACGAACCAAACGAATTCAAAAATCCACTCGAAAACCTACTCCAAGAAAAACTACAACCAAAAAAACTCCACCAACCAAAAAGCCTTGCCGACCATCCTCGCAGTCAGGTGGATTCAGCATATTGTCGCGACTATCCTTTCTCGTACAAGGATTTGGTTTCAACTCCAATGTTGAGGCTAAAAATTGTCGTTAA